The following are encoded in a window of Rosa chinensis cultivar Old Blush chromosome 4, RchiOBHm-V2, whole genome shotgun sequence genomic DNA:
- the LOC112198749 gene encoding meiotic recombination protein DMC1 homolog encodes MVLSGNRREQPEWYQQRQSEAARRARATREPEVRAPRQHPPPPPPTGPRVSAAERRQSRRAAMREQAAPRPRAVVAVPEGVPAAGVGGAEAAGSGLTPIDARVDKICEAAGKIVNFGYITGSDTLTRRESVIRITTGSQALDELLGGGIETLAVTEAFGEFRSGKTQLAHTLCVTTQISYARAFTYEHQYNLLLGLAAKMAEETFRLLIVDSVIAVFHVDFTGRGELADRQQKLAQMLSRLIKIAEEFNVAVYMTNQVMADPGGGVLLSDPKKTAGGHVLAHAATIRLMFRKGKGEQRVCKVFDAPNLPEAEAIFQITAGGIADAKD; translated from the exons ATGGTGCTCAGTGGAAACAGGCGCGAACAGCCCGAGTGGTACCAGCAACGCCAAAGTGAGGCGGCGAGGAGGGCGCGAGCTACTCGTGAGCCGGAGGTCCGGGCTCCACGTCAAcatccgccgccgccgccgccgacgGGCCCCAGGGTCAGCGCAGCCGAACGGCGTCAAAGCCGTCGAGCCGCCATGCGTGAGCAGGCGGCTCCGCGTCCCCGAGCCGTTGTTGCCGTTCCTGAGGGAGTTCCTGCAGCCGGTGTGGGCGGCGCTGAAGCAGCCGGTTCT GGCTTGACTCCAATCGATGCCAGAGTTGATAAGATTTGTGAAGCTGCCGGGAAGATAGTG aacTTTGGATATATAACTGGAAGTGATACTCTAACCAGA AGGGAGTCTGTGATTCGCATTACAACTGGGAGCCAAGCACTTGATGAACTATTAGGCG GTGGGATTGAAACTCTTGCAGTCACAGAAGCCTTTGGGGAATTTAG GTCTGGGAAAACACAGCTTGCACACACACTCTGCGTAACTACACAG ATCTCTTATGCTCGTGCTTTTACATATGAGCATCAGTATAATCTGCTTCTTGGTCTAGCTGCAAAAATGGCTGAAGAGACATTCAGACTTCTG ATTGTGGACTCGGTGATCGCTGTATTTCATGTTGATTTTACCGGGAGAGGAGAGCTTGCAGATCGCCAG caAAAACTCGCACAGATGCTTTCCCGATTGATAAAGATTGCTGAGGAATTCAATGTCGCTGTCTATATGACCAACCAAG TGATGGCTGACCCCGGTGGTGGAGTGTTGTTATCTGATCCAAAGAAAACAGCAGGAGGTCATGTGCTTGCCCATGCAGCAACCATAAGGCTCATGTTTAGAAAAGGCAAAGGAGAACAGCGTGTCTGCAAGGTGTTTGATGCCCCGAACCTGCCTGAGGCTGAAGCA ATTTTCCAGATAACTGCAGGAGGCATTGCAGATGCAAAGGACTGA